A single region of the Brassica rapa cultivar Chiifu-401-42 chromosome A03, CAAS_Brap_v3.01, whole genome shotgun sequence genome encodes:
- the LOC103857615 gene encoding protein LITTLE ZIPPER 4 — protein MERLNAKLYLQNCYIVKENERLRKKAEILNQENQQLLIELNQKLSKTKDPNESKQGSSNLSSSSSASGQS, from the coding sequence ATGGAGAGGCTAAACGCGAAGTTGTACCTGCAAAACTGTTATATAGTAAAGGAGAATGAAAGGTTGAGGAAGAAAGCTGAAATCCTGAATCAGGAGAATCAACAGCTTCTCATTGAACTCAACCAGAAGCTCTCCAAAACCAAGGACCCTAATGAATCAAAGCAAGGAAGCAGCAACCTCTCTTCGTCAAGTTCTGCTTCTGGACAATCCTGA